From one Bifidobacterium sp. WK012_4_13 genomic stretch:
- the pstB gene encoding phosphate ABC transporter ATP-binding protein PstB, producing the protein MGQRIDVNHLNVYYGKFLAVEDVNMAIEPNKVTAFIGPSGCGKSTVLRTLDRMHEIIPGAYVKGEVLLEGQNLYAQDIDPVSVRRDIGMVFQRPNPFPTMSIRDNVLAGVRLNNRRLKQSDADDLVEWALRGANLWEEVKDRLGNPGIGLSGGQQQRLCIARAVAVHPQVLLMDEPCSALDPISTLAVEDLINELKKDYTIVIVTHNMQQAARVSDYTAFFNLRAVGEPGHLVEMNDTTKIFSNPEEKDTERYISGRFG; encoded by the coding sequence ATGGGACAACGCATAGATGTCAATCATCTGAACGTCTACTACGGGAAGTTTCTCGCAGTTGAAGATGTGAACATGGCCATCGAACCGAACAAGGTCACCGCCTTCATCGGTCCCTCAGGCTGTGGAAAGTCAACGGTTCTACGCACCTTGGACCGCATGCACGAGATCATTCCCGGCGCATACGTCAAGGGGGAGGTGCTGCTGGAGGGGCAGAATCTGTATGCGCAGGACATAGATCCAGTCTCGGTGCGCAGAGACATTGGCATGGTGTTCCAGCGGCCGAACCCATTCCCGACCATGTCCATACGGGACAATGTGCTGGCGGGCGTGAGGCTCAACAACCGTCGCCTCAAGCAGTCAGATGCGGATGACCTTGTGGAATGGGCCTTAAGAGGCGCGAACCTTTGGGAGGAAGTCAAGGACCGTCTGGGCAATCCAGGAATCGGACTTTCCGGTGGTCAGCAGCAGCGTCTCTGCATTGCCCGTGCAGTTGCCGTGCATCCTCAGGTCCTGCTTATGGATGAGCCATGCTCGGCTCTGGACCCCATCTCGACTCTTGCGGTCGAGGATCTGATCAATGAGCTCAAGAAGGACTACACCATCGTCATCGTGACGCACAACATGCAGCAGGCCGCCCGTGTCTCCGACTACACGGCCTTCTTCAATCTTCGCGCTGTGGGCGAGCCCGGTCACCTGGTCGAGATGAACGATACGACCAAGATATTCTCCAACCCTGAGGAGAAGGACACCGAACGCTACATCTCCGGTCGTTTCGGATGA
- the trxA gene encoding thioredoxin, whose translation MATQTVTSQNFEHTINDNELVFVDFWATWCRPCKAFGPIFEKASETHPEITFGKVDIDQNQELAAAADIQAVPTLMVTKNGQIIFKQAGALRSADLNSLIDQAKKADVSSSEK comes from the coding sequence ATGGCAACGCAGACAGTGACTTCACAGAACTTCGAACATACGATCAACGACAACGAACTCGTCTTCGTTGACTTCTGGGCGACCTGGTGCCGACCATGCAAGGCATTCGGCCCTATTTTCGAGAAGGCATCGGAAACGCATCCGGAAATCACCTTCGGCAAGGTGGACATCGATCAGAATCAGGAGTTGGCCGCTGCGGCCGACATTCAGGCAGTGCCGACGCTTATGGTCACCAAGAACGGTCAGATAATCTTCAAGCAGGCAGGTGCGTTGCGCTCAGCTGATTTGAACAGTCTGATCGATCAGGCCAAGAAAGCGGACGTTTCCTCCTCTGAGAAGTAA
- a CDS encoding G5 domain-containing protein: MVSHRRERVSVFKVLTKRQRTRLIAGAAALILAGTAGIVSRGFYSAPEAQAKTQVTSYSATQMQGLEVSRDSVRKAINEGQGGSSTDTSYVKVVINGKSKLILGDNFTTVKSVLDAGDITLEPDDTVAPGLNTKVTESTVIQISRSNSEIQSSQTQIPFNTIEEKTDSIPAGTTKVKTEGKAGIMETTSLITKVGGKNSSSNIFASYVKNAPVNKVILIGTGKVESSSSSSSSSSSSSSSSTSTTSVSSTSTTPVGTAQSIAHTQVLARGWSESDFTCLVQLWNRESGWSTTAENPSGAYGIPQALSGSKMASAGSDWATNASTQITWGLGYIAGRYTNPCGAWSHSESSGWY; encoded by the coding sequence ATGGTAAGCCATCGCAGAGAACGGGTTTCCGTGTTCAAGGTCTTGACCAAGAGACAACGAACCAGGCTTATTGCAGGAGCCGCGGCACTCATTCTGGCTGGCACCGCTGGCATTGTGTCACGCGGTTTCTACAGTGCGCCGGAAGCTCAGGCAAAAACGCAGGTAACTTCTTATTCGGCGACCCAGATGCAGGGGCTTGAGGTCTCGAGGGATTCCGTGCGCAAGGCCATCAACGAAGGCCAGGGAGGATCTTCCACTGATACGTCGTATGTCAAGGTCGTCATCAATGGAAAGTCCAAGCTCATTCTCGGAGATAACTTCACTACGGTGAAATCGGTTCTCGATGCGGGCGACATCACTCTTGAACCGGACGACACGGTCGCTCCAGGATTGAACACCAAGGTCACTGAATCGACAGTCATCCAAATATCCCGCTCCAACAGTGAGATTCAGTCGTCGCAGACACAGATTCCATTCAACACCATCGAAGAGAAGACAGACAGCATTCCTGCAGGAACGACTAAGGTCAAGACCGAAGGAAAAGCCGGAATCATGGAAACCACCAGCCTGATAACCAAGGTGGGCGGAAAGAATTCCTCCAGCAATATCTTCGCGTCATACGTTAAGAATGCACCTGTCAACAAGGTCATTCTCATTGGTACCGGCAAGGTCGAGTCCTCATCTTCGAGCTCAAGCTCGTCAAGCTCTTCAAGCTCTTCTTCGACATCAACGACCTCGGTTTCCTCGACTTCCACGACGCCTGTCGGAACGGCACAGAGCATCGCGCACACTCAGGTTCTGGCGCGTGGATGGAGCGAAAGCGACTTCACCTGCCTCGTGCAGCTCTGGAATCGTGAATCTGGCTGGAGCACCACTGCGGAGAATCCTTCGGGCGCGTATGGCATCCCTCAGGCACTTTCAGGAAGCAAGATGGCTTCCGCAGGATCTGATTGGGCCACCAATGCATCGACTCAGATCACCTGGGGCCTCGGCTACATCGCAGGACGCTATACGAATCCTTGCGGAGCCTGGTCTCATTCAGAATCCTCAGGATGGTACTAA
- the pstA gene encoding phosphate ABC transporter permease PstA produces MMSQSHTSIDFDKFKPTRSYLAARKRKDWMMRVLILLAFVVALIPLISVLWTTISSGITRLNLNFLSYNMSGVVGGNATPSGGYGGIVHAIIGTLLVTLGSMVISIPLGLMCAVYLVEYSHNGGLARAIGLLVDVMSGIPSIVAGLFAYSLFNTLVGPGTVNGFVGSVALSLLMIPTVVKTSEEMLKIVPNDLREAAYALGVTKQRTITKIVLRTALPGIVSGVILAIARVIGETAPLLIAAGFISTTNLNLFSGRMTTLPVYVYQEYSQGLATCSATALQATPPCLPEIRMERAWAAALVLIIIVLLLNLVGRLVARLFAVKTEN; encoded by the coding sequence ATGATGTCCCAGTCACATACTTCCATCGACTTTGACAAGTTCAAGCCCACGCGATCCTATCTTGCTGCGCGCAAGCGCAAGGATTGGATGATGAGAGTCCTCATCCTGCTTGCCTTCGTCGTTGCGCTCATTCCGCTCATCTCGGTCCTGTGGACCACCATTTCCTCTGGCATCACCAGGTTGAACCTGAACTTTCTCAGCTACAACATGTCTGGTGTGGTCGGTGGCAACGCCACGCCAAGCGGTGGCTACGGCGGCATCGTCCATGCCATAATCGGCACGCTTCTGGTCACCTTGGGTTCGATGGTCATTTCGATTCCGCTGGGCCTGATGTGCGCTGTGTATCTGGTCGAGTATTCGCATAACGGCGGCCTTGCCAGAGCGATCGGACTGCTTGTCGACGTCATGAGCGGCATTCCTTCGATCGTTGCCGGACTCTTCGCATATTCGCTGTTCAATACGCTCGTTGGACCTGGCACGGTGAATGGCTTTGTCGGTTCCGTGGCTCTTTCGCTGCTGATGATTCCAACGGTTGTCAAGACGTCGGAGGAGATGCTGAAGATCGTTCCCAATGATCTTCGCGAGGCCGCCTATGCTCTCGGAGTGACCAAGCAGCGCACGATCACGAAGATTGTTCTGAGGACTGCGCTGCCTGGAATAGTTTCAGGCGTCATACTTGCCATTGCGCGTGTCATCGGCGAAACCGCACCGTTGCTGATCGCAGCCGGTTTCATATCGACAACGAACCTGAACCTGTTCAGCGGCCGCATGACCACCCTGCCAGTGTACGTGTATCAGGAATATTCGCAGGGTCTGGCCACATGCTCGGCGACTGCCTTGCAGGCGACACCCCCTTGCCTGCCAGAGATTCGCATGGAACGTGCCTGGGCTGCCGCACTGGTGCTCATCATCATCGTGCTGCTGCTGAATCTTGTCGGGCGACTCGTCGCCAGGCTGTTCGCCGTAAAGACTGAAAACTGA
- a CDS encoding NCS2 family permease — MDKFFKLKENGTSVSTEVVAGITTFFAMAYIIAVNPEVLSKTGMPWGAVFLATIIASIIGTLVMGLVANVPYALAPGMGLNAFFTFTVVKGLGFTWQETLSMVFICGLINIIITATKIRKLIIKSIPPMLQHAIGGGIGIFIAYVGLLNVGIIKFSPDKTAPALANPALTVFNTSTTVLFLIGLLLAIFFLVFKFKGRLSFINKGGFVIAIALTSIIGIPMGVTTMSAATNLGQSFSELPQTFLAIFTHAGFGSLFSDPAKLPIVIITIFAFSLSDTFDTIGTFVGTGRRSGIFSQADEEALENGSGFSSKMDKALFADATATSVGALIGTSNTTTYVESAAGIAAGGRTGLTSVVVSICFALSAFLAPVVSAIPSAATAPVLVLVGCMMMSSFREIKWDDITEAIPAFFTSVFMAFAYSISYGIAAGFLVYCLTMTFKRKAKEVNIVIWIVALLFVLDFVLQAVL; from the coding sequence ATGGACAAGTTCTTCAAATTGAAGGAGAACGGGACTAGCGTCTCAACGGAAGTGGTTGCTGGTATCACAACCTTCTTCGCAATGGCATACATCATCGCTGTGAATCCAGAGGTTCTTTCCAAGACAGGGATGCCGTGGGGGGCTGTATTCCTTGCAACCATCATCGCATCCATCATCGGTACGCTCGTCATGGGCCTGGTCGCCAACGTACCATACGCTCTGGCTCCTGGTATGGGTCTCAACGCATTCTTCACCTTCACCGTGGTGAAGGGGCTTGGCTTTACGTGGCAGGAGACCTTGAGCATGGTCTTCATCTGCGGTCTTATCAACATCATCATCACCGCGACCAAGATTCGAAAGCTCATCATCAAGTCGATTCCACCGATGCTTCAGCACGCCATAGGCGGCGGCATCGGCATATTCATCGCCTATGTGGGTCTGCTCAACGTCGGCATCATCAAGTTCAGCCCAGACAAGACCGCCCCGGCTCTTGCAAATCCGGCGCTGACAGTATTCAACACGAGCACGACGGTACTGTTCCTCATCGGACTGCTGCTTGCCATCTTCTTCTTGGTATTCAAGTTCAAGGGCCGTCTTTCGTTCATCAACAAGGGTGGCTTCGTCATCGCCATCGCGCTGACATCCATCATCGGCATTCCCATGGGCGTCACCACCATGAGCGCAGCGACCAACTTGGGCCAGTCATTCTCTGAGCTTCCACAGACATTCCTGGCCATCTTCACCCATGCAGGATTCGGTTCGCTCTTCTCTGATCCTGCAAAGCTTCCGATCGTCATCATCACGATCTTCGCATTCTCGCTGTCTGACACCTTCGACACCATCGGCACCTTCGTCGGCACCGGTCGCCGTTCAGGCATCTTCTCACAGGCAGACGAGGAAGCCCTCGAAAACGGCTCCGGCTTCAGCTCGAAGATGGACAAGGCACTCTTCGCCGATGCCACGGCGACTTCGGTCGGCGCGCTGATCGGCACCTCGAACACCACCACCTACGTTGAATCCGCTGCAGGCATCGCAGCCGGTGGCCGCACAGGTCTTACCTCTGTCGTGGTCTCCATCTGCTTCGCATTGAGTGCGTTCCTCGCACCAGTCGTCTCCGCCATTCCATCCGCGGCAACGGCTCCAGTGCTTGTCCTCGTAGGCTGCATGATGATGAGCTCCTTCCGCGAGATCAAGTGGGACGACATCACCGAAGCGATTCCCGCCTTCTTCACGTCGGTGTTCATGGCTTTTGCCTATTCGATTTCCTATGGCATCGCAGCAGGATTCCTCGTCTACTGCCTGACCATGACCTTCAAGCGCAAGGCGAAGGAAGTCAACATCGTCATCTGGATCGTGGCTTTGCTCTTCGTGCTTGACTTTGTGCTTCAGGCAGTGCTCTGA
- the pstC gene encoding phosphate ABC transporter permease subunit PstC — MSSQTTVTRNTTSGKSGDKVFKGLAYGAGIMILVALAAVTLFLIVRAMPLLTGDQKANEETIVSFTGGQAHNFLQYVGPLVFGTILISALALLLAFPISVGIALFISHYAPRRLSTALSYVVDLLAAIPSVIYGLWGGIVLVPHITGFWQWVAKYLGWIPLFKGPAADPSRTVATVSVVLAVMILPIITSVSRDIFLQAPRLQQEAALAMGATKWEMIKLAVLPFGRSGIISASMLGLGRALGETMAVLMILSPGMSYSFKLLQASQNQSIAANIASQFPEANDLGVSTLIATGLVLFLITFLVNFIARKITEKARV; from the coding sequence TTGAGTTCGCAGACAACGGTGACACGGAACACAACATCGGGCAAGTCCGGCGATAAAGTGTTCAAAGGTTTGGCTTATGGAGCCGGAATCATGATTCTGGTGGCTTTGGCTGCCGTGACCTTATTTCTTATAGTTCGAGCGATGCCTCTGCTGACCGGCGACCAAAAGGCCAATGAGGAAACCATCGTTTCATTCACAGGTGGGCAGGCGCATAACTTCCTGCAATATGTCGGACCTTTGGTATTCGGCACCATTCTCATCTCAGCGTTGGCGCTGCTGCTTGCATTCCCAATCTCGGTAGGCATCGCGCTTTTCATTTCGCACTATGCACCGCGTAGGCTTTCAACCGCGCTGAGCTATGTGGTCGATCTTCTTGCAGCCATCCCTTCCGTGATCTACGGTCTGTGGGGTGGCATCGTGCTGGTGCCTCACATAACCGGATTCTGGCAGTGGGTCGCCAAATATCTTGGCTGGATACCCTTGTTCAAGGGCCCTGCAGCGGATCCATCACGCACCGTGGCGACGGTTTCCGTCGTGCTGGCGGTAATGATCCTTCCCATCATCACATCCGTTTCCCGCGACATCTTCCTGCAGGCTCCGCGCCTTCAGCAGGAGGCGGCGCTGGCCATGGGTGCGACGAAATGGGAGATGATCAAGCTTGCCGTGCTTCCATTCGGGCGTTCGGGAATTATCTCAGCTTCGATGCTGGGACTTGGCCGTGCCCTTGGCGAGACGATGGCGGTGCTGATGATTCTTTCGCCCGGCATGTCATATTCCTTCAAGCTGTTGCAGGCATCGCAGAACCAAAGCATTGCAGCCAACATTGCGTCGCAGTTCCCTGAAGCGAACGATCTTGGTGTCTCGACCCTGATAGCGACCGGCCTGGTCCTGTTCCTGATCACCTTCCTTGTGAACTTCATAGCTCGTAAGATAACCGAGAAAGCGAGAGTATGA
- the pstS gene encoding phosphate ABC transporter substrate-binding protein PstS: protein MRNNALIRSVAALSGFAMLAALAACGDNTSATSSSSASTSAAASISGEFAGAGASSQQSAVEAWIAGFADKQPDAKISYDPSGSGAGVSTFLTGSTVWAGSDAAMTSDQVSQSKSVCATGTAFDVPVYISPIAIVYNLKSAGLNGTSKHLKLDGETIAKIFDGKITKWNDSAIAKMNPNVTLPDLAITVVHRSDKSGTTKNFVSYIKDTASSAWSYEVGENWPNNVGQGAKGTSGVITTVNQAEGTIGYADASQAGSLGTAAVKVGDEYVPYSADAAAKVVDASPKDDTATQANRVVIKIDHNTTESGAYPVVLVSYDIACPAYKDTKNAEFVKQWLTYVVSKDGQKTAADSAGSAPMSASLRAEVMKSVNAIKTK from the coding sequence ATGCGTAACAATGCGTTGATCCGTTCCGTCGCTGCACTTTCTGGTTTTGCCATGTTGGCGGCCCTTGCAGCTTGCGGTGACAACACAAGTGCAACTTCGTCAAGTTCAGCTTCAACTTCTGCCGCTGCTTCGATCTCAGGGGAATTCGCGGGAGCAGGCGCCTCTTCACAGCAGAGCGCTGTCGAGGCTTGGATTGCAGGCTTTGCCGACAAGCAGCCTGATGCAAAGATTTCATATGATCCATCCGGTTCGGGCGCAGGCGTGAGCACCTTCCTGACTGGTTCAACGGTATGGGCCGGTTCCGATGCAGCAATGACATCGGATCAGGTTTCTCAGTCAAAGTCGGTTTGCGCAACAGGCACCGCCTTTGACGTTCCTGTGTACATCTCCCCAATCGCAATCGTCTACAACCTCAAGTCCGCCGGACTTAACGGCACCAGCAAGCACTTGAAGCTTGATGGCGAGACCATTGCGAAGATCTTCGATGGCAAGATCACCAAGTGGAACGACTCCGCAATCGCGAAGATGAATCCGAATGTCACGCTCCCTGACCTGGCGATCACCGTCGTCCACCGTTCCGACAAGTCCGGAACGACCAAGAACTTCGTCAGCTACATCAAGGACACCGCCAGCTCGGCATGGTCCTATGAGGTCGGCGAGAACTGGCCTAACAACGTCGGACAGGGTGCCAAGGGCACTTCCGGTGTGATCACCACAGTCAACCAGGCTGAGGGAACGATCGGCTATGCCGACGCTTCGCAGGCAGGTTCGCTGGGCACTGCCGCCGTCAAGGTCGGCGACGAATACGTGCCTTACTCAGCCGATGCGGCTGCCAAGGTAGTCGATGCATCTCCTAAGGACGACACCGCGACTCAGGCAAACCGAGTCGTCATCAAGATCGATCACAACACGACCGAATCAGGCGCATATCCAGTTGTTCTCGTTTCCTATGACATTGCATGCCCTGCATACAAGGACACCAAGAACGCTGAATTCGTCAAGCAATGGCTCACCTACGTCGTCAGCAAGGATGGTCAGAAGACCGCAGCTGACAGTGCAGGCAGTGCCCCGATGTCGGCCTCCCTGCGCGCCGAAGTCATGAAGTCCGTAAACGCAATCAAGACCAAGTGA
- a CDS encoding NUDIX hydrolase family protein has product MPVLHDEIPDDDDFDADRKRGAFDHITPEDFVSGSDNPPGWLGSADIDRARHQIPIAYVEIVPVRTDDFGQIEQVGSLLRMCEDGAIERTLITGRVLFHESLREAIARNVAKDLGELALPLIPVSLQPFTIAEFFPTPGVSEFYDARQHAIALCYVVAIAGDCKPRDETLDVEWVEPSNVLLDQFISQMPNGHGTIVRQALSWAGTHS; this is encoded by the coding sequence ATGCCAGTGCTACATGATGAAATTCCCGATGACGATGACTTTGACGCCGATCGTAAGCGGGGTGCGTTCGACCACATCACGCCAGAGGACTTTGTGAGTGGGTCAGACAATCCTCCAGGCTGGCTTGGCAGTGCTGACATCGATCGTGCCAGGCATCAGATCCCCATCGCATATGTTGAGATCGTGCCGGTGAGAACCGATGACTTCGGCCAAATCGAGCAGGTTGGCTCGCTGCTGCGCATGTGCGAGGATGGCGCCATCGAGCGCACGCTCATCACCGGCAGGGTGCTTTTCCACGAGTCTCTGCGCGAGGCGATTGCCAGGAATGTTGCCAAGGACTTGGGAGAGCTTGCGCTGCCTTTGATTCCCGTGAGTCTGCAACCATTTACGATTGCGGAGTTCTTCCCGACTCCCGGCGTCTCCGAGTTCTACGATGCGCGTCAGCATGCGATTGCGCTATGCTACGTCGTCGCGATCGCAGGGGACTGCAAGCCGCGAGACGAGACTCTGGACGTCGAATGGGTGGAACCGTCCAACGTCCTTCTCGACCAGTTCATCAGCCAGATGCCGAATGGCCACGGCACCATAGTGCGTCAGGCATTGTCCTGGGCCGGAACGCATTCGTGA